From Gloeomargarita sp. SRBZ-1_bins_9:
GCGGCGGTTGGGGTTACGGGGGGGTATCAGCCTAGGCAACCGGTGGTACGGGGGATTGACCTGGCCGTCCAGCCGGGGGAATGGTTGACGTTGGTGGGTCCCAACGGTTCGGGCAAGTCCACCCTGTTACGGTTGCTGGGCCGGTTGCTGGTTCCTTGTCAGGGGGCGCTGTTGCTTGGGGGACGCCCGCTTTTGAACTACACCCCTCGGGAATTGGCCCGTCATATTGCCCTGTTGCCCCAAACGCCCTTGGTGCCGCCGGGGTTGACGGTGCGGGAAACGGTGAGTCTGGGGCGCTTGCCCTACCAGCGCTGGTGGCAGTGGGATTTAGATACAGCGGGACAAGCGCAGGTGCAATGGGCGCTGGAGCAAATGGAACTTCTCCCTTGGCAGGACCGGCGGGTGAGCGAGTTGTCGGGGGGGCAACGGCAACGGGTGTTTCTGGCCCTGGCTTTGGCCCAGGCACCCCAGATTCTCCTGCTGGATGAACCCACCACCTTTTTAGACCTGCACTACCAACTGGCCCTGCTGAACCAATTACGGTGGCTGCAAAAGGAACAGGGTTTAACGGTGGTGGTGGCTTTGCACGACTTGAACCTGGCTTTACGCTACAGCGACCGGGTGGGACTGATGCACCAGGGGCGGTTGTATGCGGTAGGAGACCCCCAGGCGGTTTTGTGCCCTGACCATTTGGCCGCCGTGTTTGGTCTGGTCGCCCAGGTGCTGCACACCCCCGTGGGTCCCCAAATTCTGGCGCTGGCCCCCCTATAGCAGTTGCAGGTTGTCGAAGGTCAGCTCGTGTTCTTTCCGGGTGCCGTTTTGCTCTTCCACGGCCCGGCGACGGGTGACCGTCCAGTAGGGACCCACCTGTTGGTGTTCATCCCAGAAGCGAAAGGTCATCCCCGGCACCGTTGCCCAATAGGTCTTGGCCATGGCCCCCTCCGGCGTATCCGTGAATTCATCCACATGAATTTCGATGGCATGGGGACCCAGGTGGCGATAGACCATGGTGATGTGATTGTCCTTCAGGTGGTAACGGTTGGTGACGTTGGGGTCCACCTGTACCAGGATTTCCTGGGAACCGTCCGGCTGGGTCGCCCCATAGCTGAACTGGTGGCCTTCGTGTTCCTTTTCAAAGGGCCGCCGCCCCAGATGCGTAATGATTTCCCACATCTGGTGCTCCACCCACTGGCGAATTCCTGCGTCTGTGATGCCGGTTATGGTGCACTTCAAGTTGCGGTCAACCGTCACTTCGCCAGTCGCGCTGCCTAGGCTGCCCTGGTACTGCACCTGCGCCCGGTAACCGGGAAAATCCGGCCCCCAGGTGTAGCGATGCTCGTAGGCGGCCCGGAAAAAGTCCACTGCTGGTGTCATCGTTTGCATGGAAGTGCCCTCCTGGTTAACGGCTTATTGACAATTGACAGTCAACTGGGTTCTCCTCTCCGCTTACCCTATCACTTCCCCGGCCTTAACGACCAGCGGCTCCTGGGCGCGTGGCAATGGCTACCTGGATTGTCGGCATTTGCCGCAGTTGGTCTAACACCGCCACCACCTGCCCATGGGGAACCCGTGCATCCGCCCGCAACAGAACCACCAGCCGCTCATCCGGCCTTTGCAGCGTCCGGAGCCGGGATGACAACGCCTGCAACGTCAACGGTTGCCCCTGGAGAAACAACGCCCCCTCATGGGTCAAGGTTAAGGTGACCGTCTGGAGCTTTTGCGCCCGCGTGGTGGCCGCCTGGGGCAGTTGCACCTCCAGTCCTTCCGCCCGCGTAAGAAAAATAGACGCAAGGATAAAAAAGGCCAACACGGAAAACACCACGTCAATCATGGGTACCAGGTTGACCTCCGGGGGGGTGTCGTGGTCGCTATCGAGGGGAAACATGCTGCCCATTCTCCCATGGCTGCGTTTCGTACCATTCGGCGTAGATCAGCTCCAAATGCCCCATCACCTCCTGCAGTAACGCCAACTGCCGCCGGTAAAAACTGCGAAAGAGACTGGCCACCGCCAGCGTGCCGATGGCAATCACCAGCCCCATGGCCGTGGAAATCAACGCTTCGCTGACTCCACCTGTGACTTCCAGCGCCCGCGTGCCCCCAATGTTTCCCAAAGACAAGGAAGAAAATGCCCGGATCAATCCCGTGACCGTCCCTAACAGTCCTAGCAACGGCGCCACCGTCACCGTGGTATCCAGCACCGTTTGAAACCGCCGCAACCGGGGCAACTCCCGCTGGGCCGCACTCAACAGGGCAACACGAAACCGCTCCGGGGGCAACAACTTACTGCCGCTGACTGCTGCGGTCAACGCCCGTTCCCAGACTCGCACCCAAGGCACCTGCACAAACCGCGTTGCCTGCTGACGTATCCAGTCCGGTCCCTTGTCATAGGCCGACAAGAGTTCTGCCAAGGCCCGCCCCTGCAACCGGTGTAACCGCCCCCAAAACCAACATCGCTCCCCGGCACAGGCCAAGACCAGTACCGAAAGGGCCAGCAGGGGATAAACCACAACTCCCCCCGCCGCCAAAAATTGACTGGGCTGCATATCCGCATCACCACCCTTAGCCGTTAAAATACTCTTATCGCTAGTTAATGTCAACTGCAATAGGGTTAAACAGAAACGGCTAGGGGCTACCATACTCGCCGTTAACTGGGATCGGCTAGTTGGGGGATGGACCATGACGCTGTTGATTCGCACCAATGAGTTGCCCAGGGAATCCCGATTGGGTGTTTGGTTGCTGGGGTCGGTGCTGGTGCATGGTCTGGTCCTGCTCAGCCTGGTACGGGGCTGGTGGGACCCTTGGCGCCCTCCAGAAGAAGAACCCCTAGCGCCGGTGCAATTGGTGGTCGAACCCGAGCCACCACTACCTGTCACTCCGCCTCCGCGGCAACCGATGCCACCCACGCCGCAGGTGCGCGCCACTTTTGGTTCCCCACGCCCCCCGGTGTTCAGCCCTCCATCCCAGCCGGTGACGACGGCACCTACTGCTGCTGTTGCACCACCGACTGGGGAACCACGTCCTTCGCCGGTGCTCCCTCCACGAACCCACCGTCCAGGGATGCCCATGCCCGGTGAAGGGCCAGAGGCCTTGGGTCCTGCACCCCCTAATGCCGAAAGTCCGACTGTCGGCGGTAGCGCACCTACACCGAGTTTTGAGTCGGCTGCAGAGGCTCTCGCACCGGTGGCGCCCCCTGCCCCCAAGGAATCCAGCACTCCAACCGCTCCAGGAACGCCGGTGGCTGTAGCCCCCGTGACCTGTGTGCGTTGTCCCCAGCCCCCCTATCCGGCTCACCTGCGGCAACAGGGGATGGAAGGGCGGGTGGCGTTGACGATTGATGTGGGACCGGACGGGCGGGTCACAGCCGTCAACCTGCGCCAATCGAGCGGGTCACCCCAGTTGGACGAGGTGGCCATCCAGGCGGTGTGGCGCTGGCAATTTACCACTAGTTCCCAAGGACGCCAGGGTTTGAACGTCTCGGTGCGGTTTCAGTTGCGCTAAATAACGTAACTTTTGATACAAGACCTAGGCACCTTACCATGGCAGTGTTACTCTCGTTGTCCATGATGACCCGGTAGCATCCTGAGGTACGCTCTCCGATGAGCCGTCTGCGTTATTTGATGTGTCCGCCTGACCATTACCAGGTGAATTACGTGATCAACCCCTGGATGGAGGGCAATGTCCACCGCTCGTCCCAGCCCCAGGCGTTAGAGCAATGGCAGCGGTTGTACCAGCTGGTGCAGCAATACGCAGATGTGGCCTTGATCACACCGGCGCCCGGTTGGCCGGATATGGTGTTCACGGCCAATGCCGGGTTGGTGGTCAACCGGCAGGTGGTGTTGAGTCGTTTCTACTATCCCGAGCGCCAAGGGGAGCAGCCCTACTTTCGGGATTGGTTTGCCGCCCAGGGGTATCAGGTGCGGGAGTTGCCGGAGGGAATTGCCTTTGAGGGGGCCGGAGATGCTCTGTTGGACCGGGGCGCCGGTTGGCTGTGGTGTGGCTATGGCTTTCGCACCATGTTGGAGGCCCATCCCTATTTGGCCAAGTGGTTGTCTTTGGAGGTCCTATCGCTGCGTTTGATTGACAA
This genomic window contains:
- a CDS encoding ABC transporter ATP-binding protein; translated protein: MTTPILAAVGVTGGYQPRQPVVRGIDLAVQPGEWLTLVGPNGSGKSTLLRLLGRLLVPCQGALLLGGRPLLNYTPRELARHIALLPQTPLVPPGLTVRETVSLGRLPYQRWWQWDLDTAGQAQVQWALEQMELLPWQDRRVSELSGGQRQRVFLALALAQAPQILLLDEPTTFLDLHYQLALLNQLRWLQKEQGLTVVVALHDLNLALRYSDRVGLMHQGRLYAVGDPQAVLCPDHLAAVFGLVAQVLHTPVGPQILALAPL
- a CDS encoding MotA/TolQ/ExbB proton channel family protein, coding for MQPSQFLAAGGVVVYPLLALSVLVLACAGERCWFWGRLHRLQGRALAELLSAYDKGPDWIRQQATRFVQVPWVRVWERALTAAVSGSKLLPPERFRVALLSAAQRELPRLRRFQTVLDTTVTVAPLLGLLGTVTGLIRAFSSLSLGNIGGTRALEVTGGVSEALISTAMGLVIAIGTLAVASLFRSFYRRQLALLQEVMGHLELIYAEWYETQPWENGQHVSPR
- a CDS encoding biopolymer transporter ExbD gives rise to the protein MGSMFPLDSDHDTPPEVNLVPMIDVVFSVLAFFILASIFLTRAEGLEVQLPQAATTRAQKLQTVTLTLTHEGALFLQGQPLTLQALSSRLRTLQRPDERLVVLLRADARVPHGQVVAVLDQLRQMPTIQVAIATRPGAAGR
- a CDS encoding DUF3386 family protein → MQTMTPAVDFFRAAYEHRYTWGPDFPGYRAQVQYQGSLGSATGEVTVDRNLKCTITGITDAGIRQWVEHQMWEIITHLGRRPFEKEHEGHQFSYGATQPDGSQEILVQVDPNVTNRYHLKDNHITMVYRHLGPHAIEIHVDEFTDTPEGAMAKTYWATVPGMTFRFWDEHQQVGPYWTVTRRRAVEEQNGTRKEHELTFDNLQLL
- a CDS encoding TonB family protein, whose protein sequence is MTLLIRTNELPRESRLGVWLLGSVLVHGLVLLSLVRGWWDPWRPPEEEPLAPVQLVVEPEPPLPVTPPPRQPMPPTPQVRATFGSPRPPVFSPPSQPVTTAPTAAVAPPTGEPRPSPVLPPRTHRPGMPMPGEGPEALGPAPPNAESPTVGGSAPTPSFESAAEALAPVAPPAPKESSTPTAPGTPVAVAPVTCVRCPQPPYPAHLRQQGMEGRVALTIDVGPDGRVTAVNLRQSSGSPQLDEVAIQAVWRWQFTTSSQGRQGLNVSVRFQLR